From the Pelorhabdus rhamnosifermentans genome, the window CTCTCCTTTTCCATCATATACTTTGAAAGAAAAGGAGAGGTGAGTCTATTGACAGTACTTAATTTACTACTGCTGAGTTTTGCTCTTGGGACGGACTTATTTTCCGTTGCAATTCCCATTGGGATGACGCACCTTTCACGCTGGACAATTTTTCGCGCTTCTCTTGTCTTTGCCCTATTCCATATTGTCATGATCTTAACGGGCTATCATTTAGGACATGGGCTGGGCACTTTTGTGGAAGAAGTGGGTTCTCAGCAGGTATTAGGGCCGCAGGCAGTTATTCAAAATTGGGCCGATCTGCTTGGCGCCGTCATTTTGGTACTCATTGGCGTTAATATGATTCGCGAAAGTTTTGTCAAACACAAAGCTGCTTCTTACAGTCATCCCCTTCAGGGCTGGACGCTGTTGATGCTTGCCACGAGTGTGAGTATTGATGCTTTTGCAGCTGGTATTAGCATGGGGATGATGGATGTCGATCTTATTCGTCTAAGTATATTGCTTGGATGGGTTATTTTTATTATCAGTTGTACGGGACTGAGTGTCGGGAGACAGCTTGGGCGCTATGTGGGTGCTTATGCCGAAGTAGGTGGCGGAGCGCTACTTACGCTGTTTGGCCTTCATCTATTTATGAAGGGCCTATTTTAAGGGAACAGGAGGAAGTTCATTGCATATCCTTGTTGTGTGTACAGGCAATACCTGCCGGAGTCCCATGGCGGAAGCCTTATTGGAACAAAAAATTGCATCAGCTCATTTGGAAAAAAAGATTACCGTTCAGTCGGCAGGTTTAGCAGCGGTTGATAGGCAGCCAGCCTCTTCTGGTGCCAAGGCGGTCATGAAAGCGCGCGGTCTTGATCTTATGTCGCATGAATCCCATCTTCTCACGGCAGAATATGTAGTAGCAGCTGATCTTATATTGACAATGACGGTCAGTCACAAGACTTACCTGCTTCAGTTATTTCCAGAGGCCAGCGGAAAGGTGAGTACCTTAGCTGAATATAGCGAGGAAAAACAGGAGGTTGTCGATCCTTTTGGCGGTAGCCTAGCAGAATATGAGCGCTGCGCCGTCATGTTGGACAAGCTGATTTATAAAGCCTGGAGAAAGATTTGTAAACAGGCAGGAAAAAACGAGAACTTTGCAGAAAAATGACAACGAATGATTGTGGGAGGGATACTTTGATGGTGCTTGCTATTGGCAGTGATCATGGCGGAGTTCATTTAAAGGACGAAATAAAACATTATTTCACAGAAAATGACATTGAATTTTTCGATTTTGGTGCGCAGGTCGGCGAATCGGTAGATTATCCCGATGTTGCCAAGAAACTGGCTGTGGCTGTTGCGGATGGCACGTATGAACGGGGTATTTTGATTTGTGGGACAGGCATTGGTGTTTCCATCTCAGCCAACAAAGTACATGGTATTCGGGCGGCTCTTTGTACAGATGTTTATTCGGCACAAATGGCACGAGAACATAATGATGCGAATATTTTAACGCTTGGTGAAAGAGTGACAGGCCCAGGACTGGCGCTTATGATTGTAGAGACATGGTTAAATACAGCTTTTGCCGGTGGGCGTCATGCTCGTCGGGTAAATAAAATTATGGAGATTGAGCAAAACCGTTGAGGTGAATTCAGGTGGAATATAAGGAAGAATTGCAACAAATTGGCTGTGACGTTCGTAAGGCAACTGAGGAACTGTTTAGCCTGGCTGATCTGAAACAAGGTCAGGTTTTTGTTGTTGGTTGTAGTACAAGTGAAGTGCAAGGTGAAAAAATCGGTTCAGCTGGTTCTGATGAGGTGGCCAAGGTGCTGTTAACAGAACTGAGGCATATGGCAGATCGTAAGCTCGTTTATTTGGCTATCCAATGTTGTGAGCATTTAAATCGGGCTCTTGTTGTGGAACGTTCAGCACAACAAAAATATGGTTGGCCTGAGGTTTCGGTTATTCCTGTGCGTCATGCTGGTGGAGCTCTGGCAGCGCAGGCCATGCAGGATTTTACGGATCCTGTTGTTGTAGAGGAGATTGCCGCCCATGCAGGCATTGATATTGGCTGTACGTTAATTGGTATGCATTTACGGCCTGTAGCTGTGCCTGTAAGACTTGTGCAAAAACAGGTAGGACAGGCACTGATTATTGCTGCAAAAACGCGTCCAAAGCTTATTGGTGGGGCGCGGGCTGTTTATCAATAATATAGGTACAAAGAAAGAGGAGGAATAGCATGTCCCTGTTAGAACAAGTAGATCCACAAATTTTTGCGGCTATCGCGCTGGAGAAGAAGCGTCAGCAGAACAAACTTGAACTGATTGCTTCAGAAAATTTTGTTAGCGAGGCAGTCATGGAGGCACAGGGATCGGTATTGACGAACAAATATGCCGAAGGCTATCCCGGTCACCGCTATTATGGCGGATGTGAACATGTTGATGTTGTGGAACAACTAGCAATCGATCGAGCTAAAAAACTGTTTGGTGCCGATCATGTCAATGTTCAGCCGCACTCTGGTGCACAGGCCAATATGGCTGTTTATTTTGCTATGTTAAAACCAGGTGATACTATTATGGGCATGAACTTGTCTCATGGCGGTCATCTTACACATGGCAGTCCTGTGAATTTTTCCGGCAAATGGTTCTCTGTGATTCCCTATGGTGTTGATGACAAGAGTCAGCAGATTGATTATGATGCGCTCCGAGAGTTGGCTCTTACTCGTCATCCTAAAATGATTGTAGCAGGTGCCAGCGCCTATCCGCGGATCATTGATTTTGCTAAACTTGGCGAAATTGCTCGTGAGGCTGGAGCACTTTTGATGGTAGATATGGCTCATATTGCCGGGCTTGTAGCAGCAGGGCTTCATCCCAGTCCTATTCCTCATGCTGATTTTGTTACAACAACAACTCATAAAACATTACGGGGCCCTCGTGGTGGAATGATTTTTTGTCGTGAACAATATGCCAAAGCGATTGACAAGGCTATTTTCCCGGGTATCCAGGGTGGTCCGCTTATGCATGTCATTGCAGCCAAAGCTGTGGCTCTTCAAGAAGCAAGTACGCAGGATTTTTGCCGTTATCAGCAGCAAATTGTTGCCAACGCAGCAGCTTTGGCAGAAAAACTTGTGAACAGTGGGTTTACCCTTGTGTCAGGTGGCACAGATAATCACTTGCTGCTTGTCGATGTGCGTCCCCAAACGATTACAGGCAAAGAAGCAGAGAAGTTGCTTGATGACGTTGGCGTGACTGTCAATAAAAACACCATTCCTTTTGATCCGGCCAGTCCCTTTGTAACAAGTGGAATTCGTCTGGGTGCGGCAGCTGTTACGTCACGGGGGATGGATGAAACGGCCATGGCGGTCATCGGCGAAATTATTGCTATGGTACTAAGTGCACCACATGATGCTACAGTGAAACAGGCTGCGAGGGTTAAGGTAGCGGAGCTGTGCCAAAAATATCCCTTATATGCTTAATTGGGCTCATAAAGAAGACAAAGGAGTGGACGGAATGCAAGTTCATTTAATTAATCATCCGCTTATTCAGCATAAGCTGTCCTTGATTCGAGACATTCGAACAGGTACGAAAGAATTCAGAGAAATCCTTGAAGAAATTGCCACACTCATGGCTTATGAAATCACACGCGATTTGCCTTTGGAAGATGTGGAAATTGAGACACCCGTGTCCAAATGTCATTGTAAAATGTTGGCGGGAAAAAAGCTGGGTGTTGTGCCCATTTTGCGCGCCGGTTTAGGGATGGTAAATGGCGTATTGAGACTTATTCCCGCAGCGAAAGTCGGTCATGTGGGACTTTATCGTGACCCTGAGTCCCTTCAGCCTGTTGAATATTACTGTAAATTGCCTACCGATGTGGAAGAAAGAGATTTTATTGTGATTGATCCCATGCTTGCGACAGGCGGGTCATCAGCAGCCGCCATTGCTCTTTTGAAGCGTCACGGCGCTAAAAATATCAAATTGATGTGCCTTGTTGCAGCGCCAGAAGGGATCAACCTTGTCAATGAACAGCATCCTGATGTGGGAATTTATACAGCTGCTGTAGATCTTAAATTAAATGAACATGGTTATATTATTCCTGGCCTCGGTGATGCAGGGGATCGTATTTTTGGAACGAAATGAATAGTTGAAACACAAGTCTAACGCGCCTATTCAGGTGAAAGAAGCAGATCATAGGTTGGATCTGCT encodes:
- the rpiB gene encoding ribose 5-phosphate isomerase B; translation: MVLAIGSDHGGVHLKDEIKHYFTENDIEFFDFGAQVGESVDYPDVAKKLAVAVADGTYERGILICGTGIGVSISANKVHGIRAALCTDVYSAQMAREHNDANILTLGERVTGPGLALMIVETWLNTAFAGGRHARRVNKIMEIEQNR
- a CDS encoding TIGR01440 family protein, with the protein product MEYKEELQQIGCDVRKATEELFSLADLKQGQVFVVGCSTSEVQGEKIGSAGSDEVAKVLLTELRHMADRKLVYLAIQCCEHLNRALVVERSAQQKYGWPEVSVIPVRHAGGALAAQAMQDFTDPVVVEEIAAHAGIDIGCTLIGMHLRPVAVPVRLVQKQVGQALIIAAKTRPKLIGGARAVYQ
- the glyA gene encoding serine hydroxymethyltransferase, which encodes MSLLEQVDPQIFAAIALEKKRQQNKLELIASENFVSEAVMEAQGSVLTNKYAEGYPGHRYYGGCEHVDVVEQLAIDRAKKLFGADHVNVQPHSGAQANMAVYFAMLKPGDTIMGMNLSHGGHLTHGSPVNFSGKWFSVIPYGVDDKSQQIDYDALRELALTRHPKMIVAGASAYPRIIDFAKLGEIAREAGALLMVDMAHIAGLVAAGLHPSPIPHADFVTTTTHKTLRGPRGGMIFCREQYAKAIDKAIFPGIQGGPLMHVIAAKAVALQEASTQDFCRYQQQIVANAAALAEKLVNSGFTLVSGGTDNHLLLVDVRPQTITGKEAEKLLDDVGVTVNKNTIPFDPASPFVTSGIRLGAAAVTSRGMDETAMAVIGEIIAMVLSAPHDATVKQAARVKVAELCQKYPLYA
- a CDS encoding low molecular weight protein arginine phosphatase codes for the protein MHILVVCTGNTCRSPMAEALLEQKIASAHLEKKITVQSAGLAAVDRQPASSGAKAVMKARGLDLMSHESHLLTAEYVVAADLILTMTVSHKTYLLQLFPEASGKVSTLAEYSEEKQEVVDPFGGSLAEYERCAVMLDKLIYKAWRKICKQAGKNENFAEK
- a CDS encoding manganese efflux pump MntP, which gives rise to MSLLTVLNLLLLSFALGTDLFSVAIPIGMTHLSRWTIFRASLVFALFHIVMILTGYHLGHGLGTFVEEVGSQQVLGPQAVIQNWADLLGAVILVLIGVNMIRESFVKHKAASYSHPLQGWTLLMLATSVSIDAFAAGISMGMMDVDLIRLSILLGWVIFIISCTGLSVGRQLGRYVGAYAEVGGGALLTLFGLHLFMKGLF
- the upp gene encoding uracil phosphoribosyltransferase; this translates as MQVHLINHPLIQHKLSLIRDIRTGTKEFREILEEIATLMAYEITRDLPLEDVEIETPVSKCHCKMLAGKKLGVVPILRAGLGMVNGVLRLIPAAKVGHVGLYRDPESLQPVEYYCKLPTDVEERDFIVIDPMLATGGSSAAAIALLKRHGAKNIKLMCLVAAPEGINLVNEQHPDVGIYTAAVDLKLNEHGYIIPGLGDAGDRIFGTK